The Arachis ipaensis cultivar K30076 chromosome B07, Araip1.1, whole genome shotgun sequence genomic interval ttattttacttttatgcgcttTAAATGACCaaccaacttttctatccgcctgactaagatctacaagataaccttagcctgcttcaaatcacaatcctcgtgggatcgatcctgactcactcaggtattacttggacgacccagtgtacttgctggttcagttgtacgaagtttAATTCTGCGTACCATCTATCTAGCCAGCATAAACTCCATGAGTCATAGCTAGACTCTTATGACTATTATACTttgatatatctatatatatgtcGTGATATCTGTATGCATATCTTGTGCCTTACGTTATAGTTTCGTGTGaatgttttgcgcttttcaaactTTGTTTTTTGAGCTTAATCTTCATCGGGTGAAGAGCGAaattctcgcgcgatctagaattttcacaaataaatttccattgtaagtatagcttctagatcaacaagaattcctttcttacaaaaactttggttgtcacaagtaacaaaacccaataaaatttataaccgaagtatttaaacctcgggtcgtcttctcaaggaattgcagggaagtatgatttattattggttatgaaaaaagtgtatttttgggtttttgaaatgtggaacaaataatttaattaacgagaaaaataaattaataattagaaaatctcttggcaaggtatgacaactggaagtcctatcctagttatccttatcaggtgtgatgagaattgtttgttgctcccacttagttaacccttacttaataaaggaaagtcaagtggactaattaatttgatcctcaagtcctagtcaacttctgtggaaagactagctttagagcgattcgaatcaattagcaactctaatttcaatcaacagctgagtttgataactcaagtgttacaaattacttaaccaaagccaaaaagggaaataaatctaatttgaattggaagcaatcataaatagaataaaacaattattaatctgaaatacctcgaattatattaaatagaatattcaaatctaacatggaaaaattcataagccaattcggaaagataaatatcaattaaagtaatgaaataattaaaagtagaaaataaattaaaggaacattgaacctgtgattgaagagatcataggttaaacataatagaaatcctaaatcctaatcctaagagagaggaaagagtctctctctctaaaagctacatctaatcctaaaattatgaatattgtatCTATCACTAAGTTGttgtttgattcctccattctctggcttatattctgtgtttatgacttggatttgggccgaaaaagggtccagaaatcgctgggggcgctttctgcagattcttgtacgtggcgtctgtcacgcgttcgcgtgggtcacgcgttcgcgtcatctgggagtttttcttgtcacgcgtacgcatcggtcacgcgtacgcatcatttgcgttctgctcaaggcacgcctctgcgtcgtccacgcgtacgcgtcgtccatgcgttcgcgtcgctgccttttcttcaaaactctatttttgtatgtttcttttctgtcctctaagccattcctaccctatgaaacctgaaaatacttaacacacaaatcacggcatcaaatggtattaaaggatatttaaaattaatatttttaaagcataggaaacatgtttttcatatatatcataaaataatgaagggaaggtaaaaccatgcaatttacatgaataagtgggtgaaggattgaataaatcacttaaattgagcacaaaatatatcataaaatataggtttatcatcgggcttctagaattattatttctttctatatatgaaTATGTACAagctttagaattgtcgtaacctttgattaacctttgctttacgacgcgaggtaaggcctagggtaattagggtgttacatagtttgaagaagaaagttacGCATTCTGGACGGTTAGTTCAATAGACTAGAATCGACAAGTAATCAAAACTAAGGGGTTGAAACCGAAGTGTATTGGGCCATTTGAAGTATTAAGACGGATTAGTGGCCGAGTGGCATATTGAATAGTATTACCGCCGTATCCTTTGACCCTGCACGACGTACCACACATTTCACAGCTTTGGTAATATACTTCTGAGGTAAGCCATGTCTTAGAACCTGAGGCAGTTCAATTGAAAAGGGGATTTGACATTTCAAGTAACTCCAGTTAGAATTGACGATACCAGTATTAAGCAACTATGTGAAAAAGAAGTGTCGTTAGTTAAGGTTGCTTGGAGTCGAGCTGGAATTGAGGAGTACACTGGGAACTTGAGTCAGAAATGTGGAAAGACTACCCATACCTATTTTCAGGtaactgaatctgaattttgaggacaaaattcttaattaggttgGCAAAACCCTTTAAATTAAGGTAGTGTATATGTGAAATTGGAACTCATTTGAAGAGATTGAAAGCATAATTGAGCCTTGGGTGCTGAGGTTTTGGTATTGAAGGCTTGTGACCTTATCAATTTGGGTGTTTTTGGCTTAGGAGAGAAattggtcaaggtatggttttggtttctcgtatgtaatatataatatcttgtgaaaacttaggctagacgaccaaAGGATAAGATGAATCATATGTTGGTCTACATGTGGTAGTTTTGATTATTGAATTATGTGTTGTTTGATGTGGGTATTAGGTATGTTGTTGTTAAATGGATGTGGTGGATGGTTGATGAAAtaatgattattatgaaaaacaATGATATATTGATGATTGAGTATAAATGTGGTGTTGAATGTGAATGGTTGGGGTTGGAATTGGCAAAATTGTGTATGGAAGTGTATGATGTAAATGTAAAATAATAATATGCAGTTTGGTATATTTTGATGTTGTTTGAAATTTGGAGTGCAGGTTTGAGTTGGAAAATgtggtaaaaatagaggttggTATTTTAGATGAAAAACTTGATTTTAACGAACTTTGGCGATCCATAATTGGAGTTTCGAATTTTGGATTGGaatgaaatttatttcaaattaaagatacACATTTATATACCAAATTTTAATACCCAAACACATATAAACAAGGGATTTATTAGGGTTTGAGGATCCTTACCTTAACCGTACCTCAAGCTAATAAAAATTCGCTAATTCCTTAAACTAatcggatcctataacatcaaaaatcaaagatTGAAAATGAAATTGTGATTTTCTTACCAAATTGAGTACCGGACTTTGTAGAGCTTGACACTACagtcgcgtggccgtaaacggtgtgGCGATCGAAACTCAGAGTTGAAAGATATGTGGATTTGAATGGGAAACAAGGGTTTGggaatttttcttctctttccttATGTGTTCCAATGTGAAACAGCAAGGAAGGAGGAAGGAATGAGCTGAGCTCATTTGGTTAAGTGAACTAGTTGGGTTTTTCGGCCCGTTATGGATCTGGTAGATCAGTTTGGCCTATTCAGTCTAATTTTAGatcaaactttttaaaattaatgtcaaaattcgtattttaattaattcttcctcattaaactataaaattctattttctaatttttttaattaatatttaaatatctagtttacactgtaaacgagatatataaaaattgaaaaaaattcatatatctcgtttacacaatataaataagataaaataacgtATTTtcgtaataatttttaaaattatttattttagtaaataaagaGTTCCGTTAGGGAGACATTGacttatttgtacaatgtgtacaatggactaTGAGTtatatgagttacaaaatgaacatcctaATTTTTGGATTCATCAAGGATCAAACTCTTAATATTTCGGATCGAAAGttttaataccatgtcatgataccactcatcccaaaaacttcagctaataaaaaaaactaacactaataattatatctctaatacttcctaaatttccattgtacacattgtacaaatattctattggctCCTCGAACTCTCCCTTTTTGATAATTATGATTCCGGTTTTTATGTTTTCTCGATTTGAGCCAAGCTGAACCATCCCCGCCATAAATACTTGTGAGAAAGAGTAAGGAAAATACAAAGACACGTAGCATTCTTACCTCACATGCCAGAAAGGTAATATACTACTCAAGGAACGGTTGAAACTTGAAAGTAGACATATTATACTTGTCTTCTTGGGTGGTAAACCTCGGTCATATTAATATGAATTTGATATGTACGTAATAATTAAAAAGTTATGCTGCGAGATTGGAAGGCTATGCTTTATGGAGGACTTTCCCTCTTTGTTTTGATTTTGTATAGAGGAACCTTTATCCCCAATTTGTATTATCCTTCTCATCTTATTgaatttctcttttacttttaataaaaaaaaatccaataattgaaataaataaataaataaatgttaaaTCTACTGatgctttattatttttttttatccttGCTAGATAACAGCATGAGCAAACCTACGCTTGAAAAAATGGAGATTGGAACTGATGCATCCTTAGAAGGCATTCCATCTAAAGTAAAGAAGTCAGAAAAACACAACTGTTCTGATGTTGAAACAAAATTACAACCTTCGGGTGCAAAGGAGCCAAAGGAACCCAAGCAGTTGAATGAAGATAATTTGAATATTGTTCTTGACCAGTGCAATGAAAGTGAGGTTGGTCTGACTGATAGAGCTGAAGGAAGAAGAGAAGTATTACAAGAAGATCCTAAGCCAATGCAGTTGGAAGAATGCACACCATCTGAACAGAATAATAACACTGAAGCAAATGTCAAGGAATCAAATGTGACTCCGAAAGCTGTTTATATGAATGAGATGGGTGAACCTGTAAAATctgagaaaaagaagagaaggaagagAAAAGATATGGATTTGGACgaaagaacaactacaaaagaaGAGTGCACACCATCTGAACAGAATAATACAGATGCAAATGTCGGTGAATTAAATGTGACTTCAAAAGTTGCTGTTTCAAAAGTTGTTGTGGTTGGACTCAGTGCAGTAGAAAAATCAGAGAAGAAAAGACAGACAAGAAAAAGATAAGGATTCAGATGTAGGAACAACGACAACTACAATATTTTGAGGTATTTATAATCTCTTACtaggttaaaattaaaaaatcctaAGCTCATAATATAAAGTCTAATttagtaactaaataaataaaatcaaaataaatcaaactaaattgaacattctaaaaatataaaataattttaaaaaaataatacttGATCTCTTCGTATCACGAACATTTAAAGTAcgtattattttttttctcctcAAAAAGATTCATCTTTGAATTTTGTAGTTAAGAACATAGTGCATGAAAAGAACAAATAtaagaaagataattttttttaactttctttttgtttgccttttttttctctttgcattgtatgctttttttatttttttaaataatgaaatcaacaagataaacaaaaataataataaaacacaaGGGAGACAAAGATGACAAGAACATAAAGAAGCACATGGGAGACAAtgaatttttttggttttcttttttttacaAGGAGAACAAATATAGATTGATGAGGATTAATCTAATACCTGAAatctgataccaaatgataagAATTTAAACGGAGTAAAAAGatatattgaaattgaaatagaaacaaaagagatagattgaaattgaatacacaaagaatcactctactttctactcAATTTTTTGACGCAACAAAAAAGGCTCCTCAACCTAATTTGTCCACACCATAGTTTgggaattgaatcgaagggactctTCAACCTTTTATccaatttttttatgcaataatAGAGAGACTCGTTCACTCACTTGTTCACATAATAGTTTTATTACGAAACTAAAGAGAGGTTTTCACACCTCTAATCAGTAAATGATAACTATAATATtttatgaggtatttataacctcttatttgattaaaataaagaaaattctaAACCCATAACATAAAACTCAATttagtaactaaataaataaacaaaatcaaaataaattaaacattctaaaaatataaaataatttttaaataatacttgatctcttcatttcacgaacatttgaagcacgtatcaaaACATCATGTTGGTTCTAATATCTTCAAATTCCTCTCTACTAATTGTTATATCTTCTTCACCCGTACTGATTGTTGCATCTGTTTTTATGTGCGCATAAAGTTGGTAATATAGAATTAAAATAAGTGTCCTTGATGATTCTTGTGCCAATTTCACTCACTTAGAAATAGTGTTTTCCTGAAATTTGGAAAAGTGTACAGTAAAATCCTAATAagtatattataaaatttttagataGTATAATTGACACATAAGGAACTATATTAATTAAATCACAATATTTCCTGTTTCCGTAACGGGGTAAGTATATCACCAATTATCACAGTGCTACTTTCGAATGCTTGAAGTGCAAAATTATCATATACACCAACTATCACAGTGCTACTTTCGAATGCTTGAAGTGCAAAATTATCGTATACAGTATTTCAGCAACCCTTCTCTTATCTAATATGCCACTATGAAGAACAACTAAACTTTCAGCAGATATATACACATTAGTTACATTGTCTCATGTTTTGCATATATgcaatttcaaattaaaactccTTTGTTTTTGCAGGTCATGTACTTAATTTATCTTATTATATTTATGTATGATTTGTGTAttaaaagatcaatatatatttatttagtatacaaataaattaagtgattaatttcttttgttatattaatatttaatctGATTAAAAAAATCTATATATAAATTGGCGTAGTTAATCTTTtcggaaaagctctgcatacaagtcattagggcttgtatgctttacaagctcattaaacaataaaatcaaaatacgcGCTGCTCCACGTACGTTGATTATACGCGCTATATAAGATTCcgcgtatatctaactaccaaatttaaaatatttgtttccttcttcgttttcgttattttgaGATTTGGTTGTTCTTCTCGTGCGTCTTCCCTCGTTCTTCTCCATCGTTCTTTTCCTCTCGCTTTCTCACTGGTATGTTCTTCGTTTACGTTACTTTTTTCTCTCTCTGCAACTCGATCttcgttttctattttgatttgttgttttctgaaatcaaagtttgaactcgttttgaagataatggatcattCCACCTCAGCTTCTCAGCTGAATccaggcgaagtggattatgaatttgaatctaacgaagttcctgaggtttgatctacataatgaattttctttcagtaatttgtatagcattgtgtagttgaaaattgctgaacattgactgtgaaactaaCACGTTAACATGAATCTGTCGATTCAATGTATTAGTTGTGATTAATTACCTGGAATTTATAGtagacgctcgggtgtagatcaggtctttttttgggtgtatttttgctagaagtgtgggtgtatCTACACTACtgattttgttattttaattgagttgttgttgttcaggtgtattatatcagacatgattaggtgtgtttttagtttttgacatggtgtattctgcagcctgtgtatttacagtttatggctttaaaGGTCATTGTGtagttgagttgttgcggttCGGCTGTATCATATTAggcatgattgggtgtatttgaatcatatctatgggtgtattcacAGTTTCTGACACGGTGTATTGTGCAGCCTCTCTCAGTTGTTGATGACGAGCTTGTTCCGAAAGTtagaatgacctttaccacccttgaagatgctgaaaaattttacaggaactacgccaaggctgcaggtttctctacaagagttcggtgcacaaataggaagggaaacgagattaaaaatcaactgattacatgtagcagagagggaaaatggaaatctaaaatatctccgactgAGAAGACCAATCCTacagccggtttaaactgtcctgcaagaatttatatacacacattgaaggatgtcggtgcttggattatttcaaaggttgtgctcgatcattcacacccctgctgtccaagcaaagcagagatgctcaaacagcacagggaactaagcatgtccattcgtcgtacaatagagaataacgaggaggccggtatcagaccaagcaaagcataccaatcatttgttgcggctgccgggggtcaccgcaagttaaattttatcgaaaaggatGTGAAGAATTACATTACgagggaagtgcggaatgtttccgaacaagaagatgcaaagaaattcgggaaatatttgttaagaatgaaagagaagaatcaaaatttcttttttgagctcgaaCTCAAGaaggatcaatcgattaagctggctttttgggccgacGCAAGAAGCAGAGccgcctttgagtatttcggagacgtcatttcattcgacaccacctacaatacaaacaggtaacaaactgcccctgtttatgatgctaaattattttatttttatgaatccgcatcagaggtgtatattggctgtttCATTGGGTGTATGCGAAGCATTTGTTAAGGTGTAACTAATGATTTTGCATTCTGGAccatggtaatttgtttcaggtataatttggtctgtggttctttcgtcggggtgaatcaccacggtcagtcaacacttctcggatgctctttgatgaagaacgaagaaattgaatcattcaaatggttatttcaatgctggcttcgttgcatgggaggaaacgctccgaaagggtttctcaccgatcagtgcacatcaatgaaaagggctttagaggcctgtatgccaacgacaattcaccgttggtgtatttggcacatcatgaagaagattccaagcaaattaaacgggtacaagggacatgccgatatcgaacaagaaatgagccaagttgtttggaactctcataacaaagactcatttgataggaattggaacgATTTTTTGCAATCTTTTGGTCTtgcggacaacaagtggctttcaggtaatgtctttttaaaatctgcagcagaggtgtatattgcaTGTTCCCTCGGGTGTATTTACAGTCTGTGTTTgtgtgtattatgcagatctgtacgaagaccgtcacatatgggttcctatctatctggatcaccacttttgggcagggatgagaagcacccaaaggagcgagagcatgcattcattttttaacaagtatatcacccggaacagctcgcttattcagttcgtcaaacaatacgataattgcctcggaagcagggagcaagcagagagagaatcagatgctgcagattttcatacggtcataccgtgtgcaaccaaatcctccattgaagctcagtttcaagatgcgtacactcacgcaaagtttagggaagtccaagcgcaattcagaggaaaggcgaattgcatcaccagaTTAAAGAATTCCGCTCTaagctattcagtatacgaagtcggagaacaagtttccagctcaatattcaacaagttcgtggttacttacgactcagttgcagccgaggtaaaatgcgaatgcttattattcgagtcgagagggatactgtgccgtcacgcactaagcgtgttaagcttcgaacaagcaagccaagtgtcacctagatacatactggaacgatggagcaagaagataaagaggcgacacacacacatcaagagcagccacgacgagccactaatggagccaagaagcaagaggttcgaccaattggtttttcgttcgcaaaatatttgcgaatttgcatccgaatcggaggagctgactgcaattctgcaccgtgcgtacgataacgtcatggccgAGATGGAAGCATTAAAAAATAAACCTAAATATTAAAGTAAAGAAGACAGAGgcaacttacagtgaatttattaatgtcctttctctcatcgcttggagcttttttgtgtagcgggtcaagtatatGACATTTCTGCTTTCTTGTATTTATTAGCCATAACCACCAATGCCCCGAGTGGCAAACAGGAgcaaaaatctgaaggattgccacatttcaacagtgtgttattttatttggcatataagtaaataagcgtactaacaaatttagcaaacgaaaacttacatatggatgcgaagttaatttttttctatctatgAAGGGAATGAAACTCGGGTAGGCTTCCACCCTGAATTCCTTTTTCATTTTCGGTGATACGAATTCCCCCTTTGGGTGATCCGAAAGTGCCATGCACTGCAAGAATTGCGAAACAAGAAATGAAATACTAAACTTACACCCAATTGAACGTAAAAAATACAGCCAAatcaatacagaaaatacacctaaagttcgtagaagtaacacttaccacaatatcgggggggagacagtatatttgttcttgaaacctcttttcatttttctggttgaggataaggcagatggcagatacaatctagaaatatatgccgaaatcaattttacattAATAAGCATTGCAATTGACTTTGGTgtaaaaacattaatgttattctaatattacctgaGATTCTATATCACTTTTTGCCTGGAGGGATACAAGGTGCATTCTCATCAAAATATATTCTCCTTGGCCAATCAGAGTGCACATTTCCTCATACTCGTTAGTATTGCCATCTGCATCTTCCTTCAGTCTCGTCCCCCAGATGTAGCACTTTTGTTTCATATCATCCGTAATCTGATATAATCCCACAGGAGTTCGAAACTTTGCAGAACTTTCTCCCCCAGTCTCTCTCTGAATTTGTGGACTTTTGTTCTTCCCCTTCGCCgcactgcttgctattttttgGACCAAATCGTCCAATTGTTCTATCAAATTTGCAGATTCAGGAGATTTTGCCCTTTCTGTCTCCTGCGTTAACGCTCCCTCCTGGCTTGAATAAGTCAAGCCAAGGCTGGTTCTCCCTgcaaaacaagaaacaattattagcataCAAAACACACCAAAATATGAAATAGACAGCCCAGCAAGACATACCCCTCTGCAGTAGATTTATCAACATTTTGCCCTAGCCATTCATCTAGTTCGTCACTTGATATTTCATATGtctcactacattcataaaagaagacgttaacaaaaataattacgatgatagacggtaatatagcttacgaGGTACTGTACCCGTCAAAGTATTGATCTTCTTTAGGAGGTGAATCCTCCAcaacaacttttttcttttttggttgtgttctgggtggaaaaaaaagagtaccaatcagaaataagaaattaattttatcacagaataGTCGTCTAATCTAATTATATacaaagaagtgcttacttttttggtgttgtttttgtttttttcttctccttctccttctctgcaGGTGATGATTCTTCGCTCCTATAAGTTAATAATagacacttcagttaatacacGAAATCTTTATAATGAAGCCAAAAGAAATGAGTAATAATTTTAGGACATTACTCATCACTTGGttcagattcagattctgaatcagaatctgactcctcttgcctctgctttctttttctggagtccattctggaaggcaaacaatcattatttagaacatactaaaaatacacccaaatgaattcaCAATATACACCTAACTGAATATACAATATACATCCAACGCAGCAAACGAACACACCCAGCTTAATAAACTACACACACCCAAcgtgatcaacaaaatacacccaactcgaaaaagaaattacacccaagtatggtacttactttttcccctttttgctgGGGTATTTTCTTcctgaatcctctgagtcttcttgagtctcagattcagaggtagaagtgtCAATGTCAGTAGCTGTTTCTGTCTCCGAAGACGATGTTGGACTCGccttcctttttttgtttttttgatttcttgttttttttttattttttttctttttttttcattttttctcttgctcttgtctccgccatcttcacaattccctgaaacattagatattttagctagcagcattcaggtaaataaaaatacaagcaacatattatgtttacttaccaaaatttcctctctttctgcagtcattctttccaccaactgctccttagtccagttggcaatccaaggctttggtggtctttcagccctcttcttgcctttgttttcagaaagatgaaagtatattatcatcacggcaaagaggcagccatcaattgccttcttcttcttctcctggtAGTCTGTGATGCCCTTGATCAAGAAGGTCAAAACATGCCCCCCCAGGTTCTCTCTGATATGCCGTCCATCTTAAAAATTGGGGCCAGGTGCACGGGTGATATTTTGTTTATCGTCGTTGGcaaaaggaacgccatctgtatgTAGAGGATGAATATCCTCTTGAACATCAGGCGTTCCTCTTCGTTGCCAACGCCGATTTCCATCATTTCATcggtaagacttttgagggtcttaccctggaatcttctatAAATTATTTTGTCATCATCAGAAAGTTGTTTATACTCAACTTTCTCAGGAAACAGAtttcctacaaaaaggaaaacaacaaagtatcaaagtcggttcaaatacacccaagcatcaacttaatatacacctataattttgagctagttacctgttgcattgatgccaagcgcatcacctattgtttttggtgttatttggaaagaaccatatcctgtcttcagtctgttctccccaagtttgaagttgtttgtcAGTTCCCTTAAGAGTTGGTGATCCACCCTGagtggtgggatgtgcatcaaCCCACCGAATCCGAGATCCCTCACAATTACCTTCTTCTCCTCAGTCATGTTTCTGAACTTATCACTCAGGAGATGTgtggcacacttaaggtcttttgttttgtttcttgctgccattttctctgaaacgaaaaatacacccaaagacatCAGTACGATACACTcatatatatgagtcagatacacccattgataacagtgagatacacccatagatattattcagatacatccatatatatcagtcagatatcagtcaaacatgcttcaatatcaagCCACATTACAAGTTCAAGGAGTATACACCCCCCCAATCTACGGAATAAACCCCCAAAAATCAACAACAATAGCAGGAGAACTTAGAACAAGAACGTAGAACGACGTAGAACTTAGAAGAACGACGTAGAACTTAGAACAGTGTAACAAAGAAGCAAGAAGTAAAACCTAGAAGAACGACGTAGaagaaaagtaaaatatacaggaaTCTTAACGAACTTACGTTGAGTATTGTTGCTTTGCTTCAGATTCTTCACGGAGAGTTTGATGGTGTTTTGATGGAGGTTTCGAAAAACGATTTGTATGTTTTGAACTTTGATTTTCGCTCGAAAATGGAAGGGTTTCCTTGTTTTCGAAGcgttttgagaagtggaagaagtggaagagtttCCCATACGTAACGGTTGTAGTGTT includes:
- the LOC110264324 gene encoding uncharacterized protein LOC110264324, whose protein sequence is MSKPTLEKMEIGTDASLEGIPSKVKKSEKHNCSDVETKLQPSGAKEPKEPKQLNEDNLNIVLDQCNESEVGLTDRAEGRREVLQEDPKPMQLEECTPSEQNNNTEANVKESNVTPKAVYMNEMGEPVKSEKKKRRKRKDMDLDERTTTKEECTPSEQNNTDANVGELNVTSKVAVSKVVVVGLSAVEKSEKKRQTRKR